The DNA sequence TGGATTTTTCCATCCTGGTGCGCACAATCAGGGCGGTGCTGACCGGTCGCGGCGCTTATTGATTCCCGAGAGGCAGGGTTGATTTTCACTTCATTTTCCTTATTATCAGCATGATGAGTCTGGCGATTCTGTTTCTGCTGGCCGCTGCACCTGGTGGCTGGCAGACATTTACCAACAGTAATTTTATCGCGGATCTGTGCGGTGACGATTCGGTACTGGATGCGGCAACCCTAGGCGGGGTGGTAATTCTGGAGACAAAACCGGAGATCCGGGTCCGGCACCATTTCTACCATACAGACGGGCTGGGGGTGAATCGCTGTCTCTGTATTGCCCGGGATCCGGAGGGTAATCTCTGGGTCGGAACCGATGGCGCCGGACTGGCGGTCATCCCTGCCGATTCGGGCCGTGCCCGGCTGTATCGCGCCGGCGAACTGCCACTGCGGATCCGGACGTTGGTGGTTGATTCCGGGCGGGTTCTGCTCGGCACTGAGCAGGGCGTGTATGTTGTTGAGCTGCGGGGTTCACCGTTGAATTTTGATGACGACCGGGTTGAGCATTACAGTTTTGCCCGGGTGCGGGAGCTTTTGAGTGACCGGGTGCTGGCGATTGCGGTCAGCCCTGCCGGTTACTGGATTGGAACTAATCAGGGATTGACCCGGGTTGACCAAGAGTTCAGCCGCTGGCGTGCCTTTCGCCGGCCGCTGGGGGATTCGGTGAGTGCAATTGCCCTGCTGTCCGATGGCCGGATTGTTGCCGGCACCGAGCTGGGGCTGGTGGTTGGCGATACCGGGGGACTGGTGCCGATAGTGACATTTGCGCAGGCAAAGGCGGTCCGGGATCTGGCAGTAACGGGCAGCAGTATCTATCTTGCAACCGCGGATACGCTGTTTCAGGTTGACAGCGCCGGGACGATGGTACCGCTGCTTTTGGGTGACATTCGTTCTCTGTTTGCCGGTGCGGTTTTGTGGGCCGGGCTGGGAGGAAATGATGAGTGGGGGCTGGGGTTGCGTTATCTGCGGAGCGGTCAGTCCTGGGAAAGTTACTATTTTAACGGCGTTGCTTCGGGAATGGTGAGTGACTGTGTCCTGGGAAAAGATGGAAGTATCTATGTCGGGCACCACAGTTCCTACATCTCCCGGATTAAGCCGGACAGTGCGGTGCAGCTGATCGTTTCCCCCCTGAGCTGGGCGGTGCAGGTGCGGTGCGATTCGCGGGGAAGGCTTTGGTTCAGCCATTTCTATCCGGGCGGGTTGAGTGTTTATGATCCCGCGGCTGATACCTGGGGGAGTCGCCAGCTGGGGTCCGGGGATCGGAATGTGGTTCAGGCGTTCGGGCTGGACCGGCATGATACCAAATGGGTATTTAACAAAAGCGGTTCAGTTGTCGCGATTGATTCGCTGGGCAGAGAGGCGGAGTTTTATCTGCCGGAGCTGGTGCCGCCACCAGGGGGTAATTATGAGTTTGCCTTTGATTCCCGGAATCGGGTGTGGGTCGGTTTGACCAACGGGCTTGAGGAGTTTGACTATAATGGAACGCTGTTTTATCCCGGAGATGACCGGCATGCGCTGCACAGCGAGGGGTTGCCGGCAAGTGAGGTGCGGTCAGTTGCGGTTGACCCTCAGGACCGGGTATGGGTGGCAACACCGCAAGGGGGAGCAATGTGGGACGGGAGCAGGTTTCAGGTTTATACCACAAGTAACAGCCGGTTGTTGTCCAATAATCTTTACCGGGTGCGGGTTGACGGCGGGGGCCGGGTGTGGTTTCTATCTGACCAGGGGCTGTCAATCTTTGATGTTGCAACCGGGAGCTGGACAAATTATACCTCCCAGAACAGCGGTCTGATACCCAACTCCCAGAGTCTGACCGGCTTTTATACCGCACTTGCCCTTGATGATGAGCAGGGGGTTGCGGTGATCGGGACCGCCCGGGGTGTCTCAGTTTTTTCTTATGCACCGGAGCCGGACTCAGGTGCCAGGGGGTTGAAGATTTTCCCGAATCCGTTTATTTTCGGGGTTCACCGGGGAGTGGTAGTTGCCGGTCTGCCCAGCGATGCACGGGTAAGGGTTTACACCTTGAGCGGCATGCCGGTAGCAGAGCTGCCGGTGAGTCCGGGGTTGGGTAGAGCATACTGGGTCCCGGATAGGACAGGAAGTGGTATTTATCTGGTGGTGGCAAGCAGTCGGCAGGGGATTATTACCGAGCGGCTGGCAGTGGTGAACCGGGGTCAGTAGCGGGCCGGCTATTTTCCAGAGCGGCGGTTTACCGGACGACGCTGACGGCTGTCACCCGGGTCCGGTTCTTCCATACAGGAGTCAAAATACTGGCACTGGGGACAGCAGTCGTCATCCTTTACCCTGCCTCGGGTACGGCAGATTTCATAGCCGGCACAGGCACGACAGCACATAAAGGTTAGCCTCCGTAGTAGCTGTTTTTATACCTTGGTTTCAATGCTGAGCAGCAGAATAAGTTCCCGAATCAGTTCGGCGACGGTGGCAGCGGCAGCGGTGGCGGTGTGGTTCCGCGGGCAGAATTCCACCAGGTCGGCACCGATGATGTTGAGACCCTGGAGTCCGGCGAGGGCGCGCACCAGTTCCGAATAGGAGCAGCCGCCAGGCTGGGGGGTCTGGACTTCAGGCATGACCCCGGTGTCCAGGACATCGATATCGAGAGTGATGTAAAGGGGACGAGTGCCGATTTTTTCCCGCACGATGGCAAGCGGTGCCAGGACTTCAAACGGAAAGAGATTGGAGAGCCCCAGTTCATCCGGATGGGAGAAGGAGCGGATTCCGAGCTGAAACAGGTTTTCCC is a window from the candidate division WOR-3 bacterium genome containing:
- a CDS encoding two-component regulator propeller domain-containing protein — protein: MSLAILFLLAAAPGGWQTFTNSNFIADLCGDDSVLDAATLGGVVILETKPEIRVRHHFYHTDGLGVNRCLCIARDPEGNLWVGTDGAGLAVIPADSGRARLYRAGELPLRIRTLVVDSGRVLLGTEQGVYVVELRGSPLNFDDDRVEHYSFARVRELLSDRVLAIAVSPAGYWIGTNQGLTRVDQEFSRWRAFRRPLGDSVSAIALLSDGRIVAGTELGLVVGDTGGLVPIVTFAQAKAVRDLAVTGSSIYLATADTLFQVDSAGTMVPLLLGDIRSLFAGAVLWAGLGGNDEWGLGLRYLRSGQSWESYYFNGVASGMVSDCVLGKDGSIYVGHHSSYISRIKPDSAVQLIVSPLSWAVQVRCDSRGRLWFSHFYPGGLSVYDPAADTWGSRQLGSGDRNVVQAFGLDRHDTKWVFNKSGSVVAIDSLGREAEFYLPELVPPPGGNYEFAFDSRNRVWVGLTNGLEEFDYNGTLFYPGDDRHALHSEGLPASEVRSVAVDPQDRVWVATPQGGAMWDGSRFQVYTTSNSRLLSNNLYRVRVDGGGRVWFLSDQGLSIFDVATGSWTNYTSQNSGLIPNSQSLTGFYTALALDDEQGVAVIGTARGVSVFSYAPEPDSGARGLKIFPNPFIFGVHRGVVVAGLPSDARVRVYTLSGMPVAELPVSPGLGRAYWVPDRTGSGIYLVVASSRQGIITERLAVVNRGQ